In a genomic window of Zonotrichia albicollis isolate bZonAlb1 chromosome 7, bZonAlb1.hap1, whole genome shotgun sequence:
- the LYPD5 gene encoding ly6/PLAUR domain-containing protein 5 — protein MMWTVFSLVLVSSLFVLKSEALQCYTCVGSSDDDCNRQGSQQCPGHADACAVIRGQASGIMKSCSFRSFCERARRDGSRAPGVSVHCCYSNNCNARSLAPRVTSSCSLPLLILTLLWLPLLKLT, from the exons ATGATGTGGACAGTCTTCAGCCTGGTTCTTGTCAGCTCCCTTTTTGTCCTCAAAA GTGAAGCACTGCAGTGTTACACCTGTGTAGGCTCTAGTGATGATGACTGCAACAGACAAGGaagtcagcagtgcccaggccatgcaGATGCCTGTGCAGTCATTAGAGGACAAGCAA GTGGCATCATGAAGTCCTGCTCGTTCAGGTCCTTCTGCGAGCGGGCGAGGCGCGACGGATCGCGGGCGCCTGGCGTGAGCGTCCACTGCTGCTACTCCAACAACTGCAACGCCAGGAGCCTGGCTCCCAGGgtcaccagctcctgcagcctccccctcctcatcctcaccctgctctgGCTCCCCTTACTGAAGCTGACATGA